A region from the Halosolutus gelatinilyticus genome encodes:
- a CDS encoding ABC transporter ATP-binding protein produces the protein MSRDGEDGGEGEIAAAADERWPLLYLLRERGRGNLRWLGLGSAASVGAQLLSNVDMLIVGLAFDAMFNDEPYALWLIPDGWIPGDPTGQLLFTAALLASLKVIDMSLGIFSLWAMFLFAQRTQHRIRVAAYDAVQRLDAGFFDDQRTGEVMSVLNNDVNSLEECLTHGPNLALLAATIFGSSVLYMAILNWRLALISLAVAPALAAVNVWFSRQHERRNDEVREETGVLNALLETNVGGVETVKAFGGERYETDRVEVASDAQREASWHAHLVGVLHQPSMRLLAGVAFVLTLFVGTEWVVEGRFWFLTGTITAGELIPFLYYTQQLAQPMRFAAWVTGLYKSGKAAAKRVLGLQRMDPPREDGDVALEDPRGEVRYEDVTFAYDEADEPVLENVSLDVEPGETIGLVGRTGTGKSTLLKLLMAYYDPDEGRITVDGRDLRECSRTSLRESIGYVRQDPFLFAGTVRENIAYGVGEATDRATDDDTEAANRHVSDEAIEAAAREAAAHEFIVDLEDGYDTEVGQRGVRLSGGQRQRIAIARVLLTEPSMFVFDEATSHVDNRTEVLIQRSLERITADRTTFVVAHRLSTVRNADRILVLDDGEIAERGTHDELLERDGAYADLWRVQVGEVGAGSSR, from the coding sequence ATGAGTCGCGACGGCGAAGATGGCGGGGAGGGTGAGATCGCGGCCGCGGCCGACGAACGGTGGCCCCTACTGTATCTGCTCCGCGAGCGCGGTCGCGGAAACCTCCGATGGCTCGGTTTGGGAAGCGCCGCCTCGGTCGGCGCACAGCTGCTGTCCAACGTCGACATGCTGATCGTCGGACTGGCGTTCGACGCGATGTTCAACGACGAACCGTACGCGCTGTGGCTGATCCCCGACGGCTGGATTCCCGGCGATCCGACGGGTCAGCTCCTGTTCACGGCGGCGCTGCTGGCGAGCCTGAAGGTGATCGACATGTCCCTGGGGATCTTCTCCCTGTGGGCCATGTTCCTGTTCGCCCAGCGAACCCAGCACCGCATTCGGGTGGCCGCCTACGACGCCGTCCAGCGGCTGGACGCCGGGTTTTTCGACGACCAACGGACCGGCGAGGTGATGAGCGTCCTCAATAACGACGTCAACTCCCTCGAGGAGTGTCTCACGCACGGACCGAACCTCGCGCTCCTCGCCGCGACGATATTCGGAAGTTCCGTGCTGTACATGGCGATCCTGAATTGGCGGCTGGCGCTGATCTCGCTGGCGGTCGCACCCGCTCTCGCCGCGGTCAACGTCTGGTTCAGTCGCCAGCACGAACGCCGCAACGACGAGGTCCGCGAGGAGACCGGCGTCCTCAACGCCCTGCTCGAGACCAACGTCGGCGGCGTCGAGACGGTCAAGGCGTTCGGCGGCGAGCGGTACGAGACCGATCGCGTCGAAGTCGCCTCGGACGCCCAGCGCGAGGCGTCGTGGCACGCCCACCTCGTGGGCGTCCTCCACCAACCGTCGATGCGCCTGCTCGCCGGCGTCGCCTTCGTTCTAACGCTGTTCGTCGGCACCGAGTGGGTCGTCGAGGGACGGTTCTGGTTCCTCACGGGGACGATCACCGCCGGCGAACTGATCCCGTTTCTCTACTACACCCAGCAACTCGCCCAGCCGATGCGCTTTGCGGCCTGGGTGACCGGCCTATACAAGAGCGGGAAAGCCGCCGCCAAGCGCGTTCTCGGGCTCCAGCGAATGGATCCGCCGCGCGAGGACGGCGACGTCGCGCTCGAGGACCCCCGCGGCGAAGTGCGCTACGAGGACGTCACCTTTGCGTACGACGAGGCCGACGAACCGGTGCTCGAGAACGTCTCGTTGGACGTCGAACCGGGCGAGACGATCGGGCTCGTCGGCCGGACCGGTACGGGAAAATCAACGTTGCTGAAGCTCCTGATGGCGTACTACGATCCCGACGAGGGGCGGATCACGGTCGACGGTCGCGACCTCCGGGAGTGTTCCCGTACATCGCTGCGCGAGTCGATCGGCTACGTCCGACAGGATCCGTTCCTGTTCGCGGGAACGGTGCGAGAAAATATCGCGTACGGGGTTGGTGAGGCTACAGACCGAGCGACGGACGACGATACAGAGGCCGCCAACCGCCACGTCTCCGACGAGGCGATCGAGGCCGCCGCGCGCGAGGCCGCCGCGCACGAGTTCATCGTCGATCTCGAGGACGGCTACGACACGGAGGTCGGCCAACGCGGCGTGCGACTCTCGGGCGGCCAGCGTCAGCGGATCGCCATCGCTCGTGTCCTGCTGACGGAGCCGTCGATGTTCGTCTTCGACGAGGCGACCAGCCACGTCGACAACCGCACGGAGGTGCTCATCCAGCGCAGCCTCGAGCGGATCACCGCCGATCGGACGACGTTCGTCGTCGCCCACCGGCTGTCGACGGTCCGGAACGCAGACCGCATCCTCGTCCTCGACGACGGCGAAATCGCCGAACGCGGGACGCACGACGAACTTCTCGAGCGCGACGGCGCCTACGCCGACCTCTGGCGGGTACAGGTCGGCGAGGTCGGGGCCGGCTCGAGTCGCTGA
- a CDS encoding alkaline phosphatase D family protein, whose product MAGDIDLGGRDEPLRGADDHAELLSELDSHDLAIATEPDADTGRFEYDRDADPDAVFPQSIASGGPTPSGVILWTRLAPVVFDPDEPLAVRVAHDPDFDDVVYEGVVTDAEQIRAHDYTIKVDLDGHLDSDREYHYRFYYRDTASRIGRCQTLPASDASPEAMRFAVLACQNYCNGYYPAYHYVAREDVDFLVHVGDFIYESSDGHFKGLGSYDYPGREKELPSGNGRVWGLEDYRYLYRTYRSDRFLQEALEAHTMIAGWDDHEMVNDLYWDKRRDAPAGDHPQGDDPAFMTDLVADAMHAWWEYMPARVHYDPRGDNLQDRFQLWREFEFGDLVTLVMTDERLFRDPPREAIPTADNVGPHREPPGRTMLGDDQREWLIDTIIESETTWTVWADEVLTVPLRVGSGPLSLYPVQGGWDGYTRERMQITETIAEADVDNFVTLTGDMHCYIAAYSQSSYPGRITGGEGVAQGERIGVEFMTPAVTSLNVAEALHLTRGWRRTLTEPLLSRLVPAMNPHIEFFDGHHWGYSVVEFSRDACTYIGYAVDKTVNTSDADRSVVAAYRVPEGIVSLEDVTDQYLLP is encoded by the coding sequence ATGGCGGGCGACATCGATCTGGGCGGGCGCGACGAGCCGTTACGAGGTGCAGACGATCACGCCGAACTCCTCTCCGAGCTCGACTCGCACGATCTCGCGATCGCGACCGAGCCAGACGCCGATACCGGACGGTTCGAGTACGATCGCGACGCGGACCCGGATGCGGTGTTTCCCCAGTCGATAGCTAGCGGCGGGCCGACTCCGTCCGGCGTAATCCTCTGGACGCGACTCGCACCCGTCGTCTTCGATCCGGACGAGCCCTTAGCCGTGCGAGTGGCCCACGATCCTGACTTCGACGACGTCGTCTACGAGGGCGTGGTTACCGACGCCGAACAAATCCGGGCCCACGACTACACGATTAAAGTCGATCTCGACGGACATCTCGACTCGGACCGCGAGTACCACTACCGGTTCTACTACCGCGACACGGCCTCGCGAATCGGGCGGTGCCAGACGCTTCCCGCGTCCGACGCCTCCCCCGAGGCCATGCGGTTCGCAGTGCTCGCCTGCCAGAACTATTGCAACGGCTACTATCCCGCGTATCATTACGTCGCCCGCGAGGACGTCGACTTCCTCGTCCACGTCGGCGACTTCATCTACGAGTCCAGCGACGGCCACTTCAAGGGCCTCGGCTCGTACGACTACCCCGGTCGCGAGAAGGAGTTGCCCAGCGGAAACGGTCGAGTCTGGGGGCTCGAAGACTACCGGTACCTGTATCGCACGTATCGAAGCGACCGATTCCTCCAGGAAGCGTTAGAGGCGCACACGATGATCGCCGGGTGGGACGATCACGAGATGGTCAACGATCTGTACTGGGACAAACGGCGGGATGCGCCTGCAGGTGACCACCCCCAGGGCGATGACCCCGCGTTCATGACCGATCTCGTCGCCGACGCGATGCACGCCTGGTGGGAGTACATGCCCGCCCGCGTGCACTACGATCCGCGCGGCGACAACCTCCAAGACCGGTTCCAGCTCTGGCGCGAGTTCGAATTCGGGGACCTCGTGACGCTCGTGATGACCGACGAACGCCTGTTCCGCGATCCGCCGCGCGAAGCGATCCCGACGGCGGATAACGTCGGCCCGCACCGCGAACCACCCGGGCGGACGATGCTCGGCGACGACCAACGCGAATGGCTCATCGACACGATCATCGAATCGGAGACGACGTGGACGGTGTGGGCCGACGAGGTCCTGACCGTTCCGCTCCGCGTCGGCTCCGGACCGCTGTCGCTCTATCCGGTCCAGGGGGGCTGGGACGGGTACACCAGAGAACGGATGCAAATCACCGAAACGATCGCGGAGGCCGACGTCGACAATTTCGTGACCCTGACCGGCGACATGCACTGTTATATCGCCGCCTACTCGCAGTCGTCGTATCCCGGGCGAATTACGGGCGGGGAAGGCGTCGCACAAGGCGAGCGAATCGGCGTCGAGTTCATGACGCCCGCCGTGACCTCGCTCAACGTCGCGGAGGCCCTGCACCTGACCCGCGGCTGGCGGCGAACGCTCACCGAACCGCTGCTGTCGCGGCTGGTGCCGGCGATGAATCCGCATATCGAGTTCTTCGACGGCCACCACTGGGGGTATTCGGTGGTCGAATTCTCGCGAGACGCGTGTACGTATATCGGCTACGCCGTCGACAAGACGGTCAACACATCGGACGCCGATCGTTCCGTCGTGGCCGCGTATCGCGTTCCGGAGGGGATAGTCTCGCTCGAGGACGTGACCGACCAGTATCTCTTACCGTGA
- a CDS encoding metal-dependent hydrolase, whose product MMATTHALWGMTLALPVLAIAPELAPAAFAAGFVGGLAPDLDLYAGHRKTFHYPIYASIAALPALALAVVVPSAAPVAIAVALAAAALHAVSDAFGGGLELRPWRGTSDQAVYSHFHDRWLPPRRWVRYDGAPEDLLLASLAAAPLVAIGPESVAAGAIALVAASTVYAALRKPLAGVAERLAGSIPASLVPYVPVRYRRE is encoded by the coding sequence ATGATGGCGACGACGCACGCGCTCTGGGGCATGACGCTCGCACTCCCCGTTCTCGCGATCGCCCCGGAACTCGCACCGGCCGCGTTCGCGGCCGGGTTCGTCGGCGGGCTGGCGCCCGACCTGGACCTCTACGCCGGCCACCGGAAGACGTTTCACTACCCGATCTACGCGTCGATCGCGGCGCTCCCGGCGCTCGCACTCGCGGTCGTCGTCCCGTCGGCGGCGCCAGTGGCGATCGCGGTCGCGCTCGCCGCAGCGGCGCTGCACGCCGTCTCCGACGCCTTCGGCGGCGGGCTCGAGCTACGGCCCTGGCGGGGGACGTCCGATCAGGCGGTCTACAGTCACTTTCACGACCGGTGGCTCCCGCCTCGCCGCTGGGTCCGCTACGACGGCGCGCCGGAGGACCTGCTGCTCGCGAGCCTCGCAGCGGCGCCGCTGGTCGCGATCGGCCCCGAATCGGTCGCCGCCGGTGCGATCGCGCTCGTCGCCGCGTCGACCGTCTACGCCGCCCTGCGCAAACCCCTCGCCGGCGTCGCCGAGCGTCTCGCCGGATCGATTCCAGCGTCGCTGGTCCCCTACGTTCCCGTTCGCTACCGGCGAGAGTGA
- a CDS encoding universal stress protein, whose translation MSRHVLVPIDRSEQSRNALDYALREYPDDRITVLHVIQFDRTSTYNDSGFPYTDEYVERVREKGREILDAARETAAERGVEVTVELARGRPARTITAYAEDNDLDHIVVGSHGRSGPSRVLLGSVAETVTRRSPVPVTTVR comes from the coding sequence ATGAGCCGACACGTTCTCGTTCCGATCGACCGTTCGGAGCAGTCGAGAAACGCCCTCGATTACGCCCTGCGCGAGTATCCCGACGATCGGATCACCGTTCTCCACGTAATTCAGTTCGATAGAACCTCGACGTACAACGACAGCGGGTTCCCGTACACCGACGAGTACGTAGAGCGGGTGCGCGAGAAGGGCAGAGAGATTCTCGATGCCGCGCGCGAGACCGCAGCGGAACGCGGCGTCGAAGTAACCGTCGAACTCGCGCGAGGACGGCCGGCACGCACGATCACCGCGTACGCCGAGGATAACGACCTCGATCACATCGTGGTCGGAAGTCACGGCCGGTCCGGCCCGAGTCGCGTCCTCCTCGGGAGCGTCGCCGAGACGGTGACGAGACGCTCGCCGGTTCCGGTAACGACCGTCCGATAA
- a CDS encoding FxsA family protein, whose translation MLRWIFALLLIPFLDAVILAVVVSQTTYIGWVGMVLLVVLTGLVGMLLVRAEGRRTIRKMQRSLAAGKPPANELLDGGLLIAAGAFLLTPGLVTDLLGFLLVLPVTRIPIRMALKRYVIVPYANKKTSGLASGTVWTFGFPDQGAAGGPGAENSAGGGPESPDGGTYDLSKDDYTVDDDEGSYTIDFGDDRDDSTDESDGDPYAR comes from the coding sequence ATGCTCCGGTGGATCTTCGCGCTGTTGCTCATCCCCTTTCTCGACGCAGTGATCCTGGCAGTCGTCGTCAGCCAGACGACCTACATCGGCTGGGTCGGGATGGTCCTGCTCGTCGTCCTGACGGGACTCGTCGGGATGTTGCTGGTCCGCGCCGAAGGTCGGCGGACGATCCGGAAGATGCAGCGATCGCTGGCCGCCGGGAAACCGCCGGCGAACGAACTCTTAGACGGCGGGCTGCTCATCGCCGCCGGAGCGTTCCTGCTCACGCCCGGCCTGGTGACGGACCTGCTCGGATTCTTGCTGGTGCTCCCCGTAACCCGGATCCCGATCCGCATGGCGCTCAAACGCTACGTGATCGTCCCGTACGCGAACAAAAAGACCAGCGGCCTCGCAAGCGGCACGGTCTGGACGTTCGGCTTCCCCGACCAAGGCGCCGCCGGCGGTCCCGGTGCCGAGAATTCGGCGGGTGGAGGGCCCGAATCGCCCGACGGCGGCACGTACGACTTGAGCAAAGACGACTACACCGTCGACGACGACGAAGGCTCGTACACGATCGACTTCGGCGACGATCGGGACGACTCGACGGACGAATCCGACGGCGACCCCTACGCTCGGTAG
- a CDS encoding DUF255 domain-containing protein — MEDPTRVEWREWGQAAFDEAEDADAPVLLSLTATWCDHCHEMDAETYAEPRIAANVNDGFVPIRVDADRRPRVRDRYNMGGFPSTVFLSPDGNVLTGAGSLGPDGMRQVLDSVRTMWQTKGSGAARVPRALREDDPPAGDLTRDVESAMLGQLTETYDEVAGGWGTGPKFPLPDALEFALKRDREMALRSFDAVSANLLDEYDGGFYRFASDRDWSGLQHEKLLDSNGSLVRAFANAYLHTGADEYRKPAERTVDYLTTTLWNDEADAFANSQAPGETDAHSLDATDRAVADDPPVDAGVFAGPNGLAIEGLCTYYAYTDDDRARRYAERALSTLRMDLLRDGVAVHVRDEYGERDATEAADDEPTCLLANQARVLAALTTAASTIDSAAVDDARAVADATIDRLRDGDSFVDGPAAGVGLCDRPLRPLDSNVAFADGLLELAALTGEDRYRAHARETLEAFAGASDRFGVQIARYGTAVARLLDGPLVVRVADEPGSELHRAALRLADHEKVVVPNATDDLEAGTARVDRGDRSSESAETPEQLSDRIRAVLE, encoded by the coding sequence ATGGAGGATCCGACACGCGTCGAGTGGCGCGAGTGGGGCCAGGCGGCCTTCGACGAGGCCGAGGACGCCGACGCGCCCGTCCTGCTCTCGCTCACTGCGACGTGGTGCGACCACTGCCACGAGATGGACGCGGAGACGTACGCCGAGCCCAGAATCGCGGCGAACGTCAACGACGGTTTTGTTCCGATCCGCGTCGACGCCGATCGGCGACCGCGCGTGCGCGATCGGTACAATATGGGCGGCTTTCCGTCGACGGTCTTTCTCTCCCCCGACGGGAATGTCCTGACCGGCGCGGGCTCCCTCGGGCCGGACGGCATGCGACAGGTGCTGGACAGCGTCCGAACCATGTGGCAGACGAAAGGGAGCGGCGCCGCACGCGTCCCGAGGGCGCTCCGCGAAGACGATCCGCCGGCGGGCGACCTCACGCGCGACGTCGAGTCGGCGATGCTCGGTCAGCTGACCGAAACCTACGACGAGGTCGCCGGCGGATGGGGGACCGGCCCGAAGTTTCCCCTGCCCGACGCCCTCGAGTTCGCGCTCAAGCGCGATCGGGAGATGGCGCTGCGCTCGTTCGACGCCGTCAGCGCGAATCTATTGGACGAGTACGACGGCGGTTTCTACCGGTTCGCGAGCGATCGAGACTGGTCGGGACTCCAACACGAGAAGCTGCTCGACTCCAACGGCTCGCTCGTCCGCGCGTTCGCGAACGCGTACCTGCACACCGGCGCGGACGAGTATCGCAAGCCGGCCGAGCGCACCGTCGACTACCTCACCACGACGCTGTGGAACGACGAGGCCGACGCGTTCGCGAACAGCCAGGCTCCGGGCGAAACCGACGCCCACAGCCTCGACGCGACCGATCGCGCGGTCGCCGATGACCCGCCGGTCGACGCGGGTGTCTTCGCCGGACCGAACGGGCTCGCGATCGAGGGACTGTGCACGTACTACGCCTACACCGACGACGACCGGGCTCGCCGGTACGCCGAGCGAGCGCTCTCGACGCTCCGGATGGACTTGCTCCGCGACGGCGTCGCGGTCCACGTGCGCGACGAGTACGGCGAGCGGGACGCGACCGAGGCCGCGGACGACGAGCCGACCTGTCTACTTGCGAACCAGGCGCGGGTCCTCGCCGCGCTGACGACGGCGGCCAGCACGATCGATTCGGCCGCCGTCGACGACGCCCGCGCGGTCGCGGACGCGACGATCGATCGCCTCCGCGACGGGGACTCGTTCGTCGACGGTCCGGCCGCCGGCGTCGGACTCTGCGATCGCCCGTTGCGCCCGCTCGATTCCAACGTCGCGTTCGCCGACGGGTTGCTCGAACTCGCCGCCCTCACGGGTGAAGATCGGTATCGAGCGCACGCGCGGGAAACGCTCGAGGCGTTCGCCGGCGCCAGCGATCGGTTCGGCGTCCAGATCGCCCGTTACGGGACGGCCGTCGCCCGACTCCTCGACGGACCGCTCGTCGTTCGGGTCGCCGACGAACCAGGCTCCGAGCTCCACCGCGCCGCGTTGCGGCTCGCGGATCACGAGAAGGTCGTCGTGCCGAACGCGACGGACGACCTCGAGGCGGGGACGGCCAGGGTCGACCGAGGGGACCGGAGCTCGGAATCGGCCGAAACTCCGGAGCAGTTGAGCGATCGAATCCGGGCCGTGCTCGAGTGA
- the mptA gene encoding GTP cyclohydrolase MptA — MTQQLPDVQATSPEVTVGLSQVGVTGVEKLVKIAREDKRPIVLTAEFEVFVDLPAWRKGADMSRNMEVIDEILEDATRDEAYRVEEVCGAAAERLLEKHDYTTRAEVSMEAEFMRRERTPESDRETQHTVDIVAAAAATEEGTREEIGATVTGMTVCPCSQGMSAARAKQTLEDLGVEEETITQFLDEVPQPGHSQRGHATLTVESNGDPDVDLNDVIDIARDSMSARIYNLAKRPDEDHMTYAAHADAKFVEDCVRSMAEGVVDEFDHLPDDAVITMKQSNDESIHQHNAHAERVVELATLREEVNGDH, encoded by the coding sequence ATGACTCAGCAGCTGCCGGACGTGCAGGCAACGTCACCCGAGGTCACCGTCGGCCTCAGCCAGGTCGGTGTCACCGGCGTCGAGAAGCTCGTCAAGATCGCCCGCGAGGACAAGCGCCCGATCGTCCTCACCGCCGAGTTCGAGGTCTTCGTCGACCTCCCCGCGTGGCGCAAGGGCGCGGACATGAGCCGCAACATGGAAGTGATCGACGAGATTCTGGAGGACGCCACCCGCGACGAGGCCTACCGCGTCGAGGAGGTCTGTGGCGCCGCCGCCGAGCGGCTCCTCGAGAAACACGACTACACCACGCGCGCTGAGGTCTCGATGGAGGCCGAGTTCATGCGCCGCGAGCGGACGCCCGAGAGCGATCGCGAAACCCAGCACACCGTCGACATCGTGGCGGCCGCGGCGGCCACGGAGGAAGGGACCCGCGAGGAGATCGGCGCCACGGTCACCGGAATGACCGTCTGCCCGTGCTCGCAGGGGATGTCCGCCGCGCGGGCGAAACAGACCCTCGAAGACTTAGGCGTCGAAGAGGAGACGATCACCCAGTTCCTCGACGAAGTACCGCAGCCGGGTCACTCCCAGCGCGGCCACGCGACGCTGACCGTCGAATCGAACGGCGACCCGGACGTCGACCTCAACGACGTCATCGACATCGCCCGCGACTCGATGAGCGCCCGGATCTACAACCTCGCGAAGCGTCCGGACGAGGACCACATGACCTACGCCGCCCACGCGGACGCGAAGTTCGTCGAGGACTGCGTCCGATCGATGGCCGAGGGCGTCGTCGACGAGTTCGATCACCTGCCCGACGACGCGGTGATCACGATGAAACAGTCCAACGACGAGTCGATCCACCAGCACAACGCCCACGCCGAGCGCGTCGTCGAACTCGCGACGCTGCGCGAGGAAGTCAACGGCGACCACTGA
- a CDS encoding TrmB family transcriptional regulator, with amino-acid sequence MASLRDLGLSEYEARAYRALLNTGPTTAKELSRASDVPMGRIYDVLNSIEQYNLVRSQTASRPKKYVAVEPATALDRLLDDKKQELEAKADQYESIVDDLADELDAAEPVEEQFWTAAVGPEETLDLLLERLAAADRHIVIVAADPVPQMDTRTLGDDVLVQLEDALDRDVLVDILMTSDLMGALSENVGRRYRQTLQARDDFDVRISDEVTGTFNIIDNVEVCIQVPNPLSSSEAFGMIDLKDPEFAADVHDEFAPHWRQADPLEF; translated from the coding sequence ATGGCCAGTCTCAGGGACCTCGGGCTGTCGGAGTACGAGGCTCGAGCGTATCGAGCACTGCTGAACACCGGGCCGACCACCGCGAAGGAACTCTCGCGCGCGAGCGACGTCCCGATGGGCCGGATCTACGACGTGCTCAACAGCATCGAACAGTACAATCTGGTGCGCAGTCAGACGGCGAGTCGCCCGAAGAAGTACGTCGCGGTCGAACCCGCGACCGCGCTCGATCGCCTGCTCGACGACAAGAAACAGGAACTCGAAGCGAAAGCCGACCAGTACGAGTCGATCGTCGACGATCTCGCTGACGAACTCGACGCGGCCGAACCGGTCGAAGAGCAGTTCTGGACCGCCGCCGTCGGCCCCGAGGAAACGCTCGACCTCCTCCTGGAGCGACTCGCGGCCGCCGATCGGCACATCGTCATCGTCGCCGCGGACCCGGTCCCGCAGATGGACACCCGGACGCTCGGCGACGACGTTCTCGTCCAGCTCGAAGACGCCCTCGATCGGGACGTTTTGGTCGACATCCTGATGACCTCGGACCTGATGGGCGCGCTCTCGGAGAACGTCGGCCGGCGGTATCGCCAGACGCTCCAAGCCCGCGACGACTTCGACGTCCGGATCAGCGACGAGGTGACGGGAACGTTCAACATCATCGATAACGTCGAGGTTTGCATCCAAGTCCCGAACCCGCTCTCGTCGAGCGAGGCGTTCGGCATGATCGATCTGAAGGATCCCGAGTTCGCCGCCGACGTCCACGACGAGTTCGCACCACACTGGCGGCAGGCCGACCCGCTCGAGTTCTGA
- a CDS encoding ABC transporter ATP-binding protein, with the protein MSEPAEFVPPERVDNPLWLLLRRYARPHAVRYGIAAVGTLLAQIPQRLPALVIGVALDAILLQDAPYAIPFVPGSWIPETTMGQVRFTIGLLAVAYVVDGVLSWLAGRLEGTARLRTLHEIRVDTFESVVDHELSFFDGHQTGDVMSVLNNDVSNLNGFGNNVYQGIRLSMQVLVAFAFMLTIDAPLAALLAIMPLLLIGLCRGYMTRVEPRYERVRESVGRVNSRLEDGIEGIETVKAFAREDEEREALEDASGEYRDRNWSVIRLRLLFSYASWTTVSFAFIGLFAFGSHLVLQGTPSRIGGSLTEGALLTFLLYSKSFYQPIRQLMMDVLDSYEDALASSKRIVSVLEGDRPDRNEGRELSVPEGRVEYDDVSFTYDGADEPTLTDVSFTAKPGSLVGVVGPTGAGKSTLTKLLFRFYEPDRGAVRIDGTDASTVSRHSLRTHLGYVSQDPFLFYGTVRENIAYGVREARSASNGERGGTTREARTATNRANGTGEDERSVSPDVPDIDHEDVVAAAKLAGAHEFVTDLEDGYDTQVGERGESLSGGQRQRIAIARAILKDPAVLVLDEATSHVDNETERRIQESLDATAGERTTIAVAHRLSTVRNAELILVVDDGEIVERGTHEELLERDGLYADLWRIQVGDTEAVSEAFLERARARGEASAAEPVPGERVSR; encoded by the coding sequence GTGTCGGAACCTGCCGAATTCGTACCGCCCGAGCGCGTCGACAATCCGCTGTGGCTGCTGCTCCGGCGCTACGCTCGTCCCCACGCGGTTCGGTACGGGATCGCCGCCGTCGGGACGCTACTCGCACAGATCCCACAGCGACTGCCGGCGCTCGTGATCGGCGTGGCGCTGGACGCGATCCTCCTGCAGGACGCCCCTTACGCGATCCCGTTCGTACCCGGGTCCTGGATCCCGGAGACGACGATGGGACAGGTCCGATTCACCATCGGCCTGCTGGCGGTCGCCTACGTCGTCGACGGCGTCCTGAGCTGGCTGGCCGGCCGACTCGAGGGGACGGCGCGGCTCCGGACGCTCCACGAGATCCGGGTCGACACCTTCGAGTCGGTCGTCGACCACGAACTGTCATTCTTCGACGGCCACCAGACGGGCGACGTTATGAGCGTCCTGAACAACGACGTCTCCAACCTAAACGGGTTCGGGAACAACGTCTACCAGGGTATTCGGCTCTCGATGCAGGTGCTGGTCGCCTTCGCGTTCATGCTGACGATCGACGCGCCGCTGGCGGCCCTGCTGGCGATCATGCCCCTCCTGCTGATCGGTCTCTGTCGGGGGTACATGACCCGCGTCGAGCCCCGCTACGAGCGGGTCCGGGAGAGCGTCGGCCGGGTGAATTCGCGACTCGAGGACGGCATCGAGGGCATCGAGACGGTCAAGGCCTTCGCGCGCGAGGACGAGGAACGCGAGGCACTCGAGGACGCGTCCGGGGAGTACCGCGACCGCAACTGGTCGGTGATCCGGCTGCGACTCCTCTTCAGCTACGCGAGCTGGACGACCGTCTCGTTCGCCTTCATCGGGTTGTTCGCGTTCGGTTCGCACCTGGTCCTCCAGGGAACGCCGTCGCGGATCGGCGGCTCGCTGACCGAGGGCGCGCTCCTGACGTTCCTGCTGTACAGCAAGTCGTTCTACCAGCCGATCCGGCAGCTCATGATGGACGTGCTCGACAGCTACGAGGACGCACTGGCTTCGAGCAAGCGGATCGTCTCGGTGCTCGAGGGCGACCGCCCCGACCGAAACGAGGGCCGGGAGCTGTCCGTCCCCGAGGGTCGTGTCGAGTACGACGACGTCTCGTTCACCTACGATGGCGCCGACGAACCGACGCTGACGGACGTCAGTTTCACGGCCAAGCCGGGATCGCTCGTCGGTGTCGTCGGGCCCACGGGCGCGGGCAAGTCGACGCTGACGAAACTCCTGTTCCGGTTCTACGAGCCCGATCGCGGTGCGGTCCGGATCGACGGCACCGACGCCTCGACGGTCTCCCGGCACAGCCTTCGGACCCACCTCGGCTACGTCTCCCAGGATCCGTTCCTCTTCTACGGGACGGTTCGAGAGAACATCGCCTACGGGGTTCGCGAGGCGCGTAGCGCCTCGAACGGCGAGCGGGGAGGCACGACCCGCGAGGCGCGCACCGCCACAAACCGAGCCAACGGGACCGGCGAGGACGAGCGCTCCGTCAGCCCCGACGTTCCCGACATCGACCACGAGGACGTCGTCGCGGCCGCGAAGCTCGCTGGCGCCCACGAGTTCGTCACCGACCTCGAGGACGGCTACGACACCCAGGTTGGCGAGCGCGGCGAGAGCCTCTCCGGCGGCCAGCGCCAGCGGATCGCCATCGCCCGGGCGATCCTCAAAGATCCCGCGGTCCTGGTGCTGGACGAGGCGACCAGTCACGTCGACAACGAGACCGAGCGTCGGATCCAAGAGAGCCTCGACGCGACGGCCGGCGAGCGGACGACGATCGCCGTCGCTCACCGGCTCTCGACGGTGCGAAACGCCGAGCTGATCCTCGTCGTTGACGACGGCGAGATCGTCGAGCGCGGCACCCACGAGGAGCTGCTCGAGCGAGACGGCCTCTACGCCGACCTCTGGCGGATTCAGGTTGGAGACACCGAGGCGGTGTCCGAGGCCTTCCTCGAGCGAGCGCGCGCCCGCGGCGAGGCGAGCGCCGCCGAACCCGTTCCCGGGGAGAGGGTGTCGCGATGA